One genomic window of Vidua macroura isolate BioBank_ID:100142 chromosome 16, ASM2450914v1, whole genome shotgun sequence includes the following:
- the MLST8 gene encoding target of rapamycin complex subunit LST8, whose product MNAAQGTVGSDPVILATAGYDHTVRFWQAHSGICTRTVQHQDSQVNALEITPDRSMIAAAGYQHIRMYDLNSNNPNPVINYDGVSKNITSVGFHEDGRWMYTGGEDCMARIWDLRSRNLQCQRIFQVNAPINCVCLHPNQAELIVGDQSGAIHIWDLKTDHNEQLIPEPEVSVNSVHIDPDASYMAAVNSSGNCYVWNLTGGIGEEVTQLIPKTKIPAHNRYALQCKFSPDSTLLATCSADQTCKIWRTSNFSLMTELSIKSNNPGETSRGWMWDCAFSGDSQYIVTASSDNLARLWCVETGEIKREYSGHQKAVVCLAFNDSVLG is encoded by the exons ATGAACGCGGCGCAGGGCACGGTGGGCAGCGACCCGGTGATCCTGGCCACGGCCGGCTACGACCACACGGTGCGGTTCTGGCAGGCGCACAGCGGCATCTGCACCCGCACGGTGCAGCACCAGGACTCC CAGGTGAACGCCCTGGAGATCACGCCGGACCGGAGCATGATCGCGGCCGCAG GGTACCAGCACATCCGCATGTACGACCTGAACTCCAACAACCCCAACCCCGTCATCAACTACGACGGCGTGAGCAAGAACATCACCTCGGTGGGGTTCCACGAGGACGGCCGCTGGATGTACACGGGCGGCGAGGACTGCATGGCCCGCATCTGGGACCTCCG GTCCCGGAACCTCCAGTGCCAGCGCATTTTCCAGGTGAACGCTCCCATCAACTGCGTCTGCCTGCACCCCAACCAG gcagagctgatcGTGGGCGACCAGAGCGGGGCCATCCACATCTGGGACCTGAAGACTGACCACAACGAGCAGCTCATCCCCGAGCCCGAGGTGTCGGTGAACTCGGTGCACATCGACCCCGATGCCAGTTACATGGCGGCCGTGAACAGCTCG GGAAACTGCTACGTGTGGAACCTGACGGGCGGCATCGGCGAGGAGGTGACGCAGCTGATCCCCAAGACCAAGATCCCGGCACACAACCGCTACGCCCTGCAGTGCAAGTTCAGCCCCGACTCCAC GCTCTTGGCCACCTGTTCTGCAGATCAGACGTGCAAGATCTGGAGGACCTCAAACTTCTCTCTGATGACGGAGCTGAGCATTAAGAGCAACAACCCTGGGGAGACGTCGCGGGGCTGGATGTGGGACTGCGCCTTCTCCGGGGACTCCCAGTACATCGTCACAG CCTCCTCTGATAACCTGGCCAGACTGTGGTGTGTGGAGACAGGAGAGATCAAGAGGGAATACAGTGGCCACCAGAAAGCCGTGGTGTGCCTGGCCTTCAATGACAGCGTCTTGGGATAA
- the PGP gene encoding glycerol-3-phosphate phosphatase, producing MAGAMAAGGPRRCRRLEGEAARSALADADTLLFDCDGVLWRGEAAVSGAAEVLGRLAAAGKRLCYVTNNSGRTRAAYTEKLRRLGFPPAEPRHVFSSAFCAARYLRQALPPGAAAYVLGSAALAAELEAVGIPHLGPGPAALPGPAPADWVAAPLDPAVRAVLVGFDEHFSYAKLCQALRYLLRGGPECLLVGTNRDHRLPLEGGAGIPGTGCLVKAVETAAQREAFIVGKPNRFMFDCVAAEFPVDPARTIMVGDRLDTDILMGNSCGLTTLLTLTGVTALDEVRGCQDSGCAARHSLVPDYYVDSIADLLPALGE from the exons atGGCAGGCGCGATGGCGGCGGGCGGCCCGCGGCGCTGCCGGCGGCTGGAGGGCGAGGCGGCGCGCAGCGCGCTCGCCGACGCCGACACGCTGCTCTTCGACTGCGACGGCGTCCTGTGGCGGGGCGAGGCGGCCGTGAGCGGCGCGGCGGAGGTGCTGGGCCGGCTGGCGGCGGCGGGCAAGCGGCTGTGCTACGTGACCAACAACAGCGGGCGGACGCGCGCGGCCTACACCGAGAAGCTGCGGCGCCTCGGGTTCCCGCCCGCCGAGCCCCGGCACGTCTTCAGCTCGGCCTTCTGCGCCGCCCGCTACCTGCGGCAGGCGCtgccgcccggcgccgccgcctaCGTGCTGGGCAGCGCCGCGCTCGCCGCCGAGCTGGAGGCCGTGGGCATCCCGCACCTCGGGCCCGGGCCCgccgccctgcccggccccgcgcccgccgaCTGGGTGGCGGCGCCGCTGGACCCCGCCGTGCGCGCCGTGCTCGTGGGCTTCGACGAGCACTTCAGCTACGCCAAGCTGTGCCAGGCGCTGCGGTACCTCCTGCGCGGCGGCCCCGAGTGCCTCCTGGTCGGCACCAACCGCGACCACCGGCTGCCGCTCGAGGGCGGCGCGGGCATCCCCG GGACGGGGTGCCTGGTGAAGGCCGTGGAGACGGCGGCGCAGCGCGAGGCGTTCATCGTGGGCAAGCCCAACCGCTTCATGTTCGACTGCGTGGCCGCAGAGTTCCCCGTGGACCCCGCGCGCACCATCATGGTGGGGGACCGGCTGGACACGGACATCCTGATGGGCAACAGCTGCGGCCTCACCACGCTGCTCACCCTCACCGGGGTGACGGCGCTGGACGAGGTGCGGGGCTGCCAGGACAgcggctgtgctgccaggcacagcctggtCCCCGACTACTACGTCGACAGCATCGCCGACCTGCTCCCGGCTCTGGGGGAGTAa
- the BRICD5 gene encoding BRICHOS domain-containing protein 5: protein MSPSSCSSSTFVGVSVVGVLSFSPSSAQAGSQLVRVTLQGQQDLLRNQTAVVDKARSTITYYITSQSNLSAVVLYDSRNGYVCYKPLEQRACYLRRMDPWDLQTLQMALNTSEHSAEQLLHPNNQTKFYQEFLGIVAGEQLEPRGLGEAVQALCEHSSVFWVRRGHGPGRQRLIYLCIDICFPSNICVSICFYYLPE from the exons ATGAGCCCATCCTCGTGCAGCTCGAGCACAT TTGTTGGTGTCAGTGTTGTGGGGGTTCTCAGcttctcccccagctctgcccag GCTGGCTCCCAGCTCGTCCGAGTGACcctccagggccagcaggaccTGCTGAGGAATCAGACAGCCGTGGTGGACAAGGCCAGGAGCACCATCACCTACTACATCACCTCACAGAGCAACCTGAGCGCCGTGGTGCTGTACGACAGCAGGAAC GGCTACGTGTGCTACAAGCCGCTGGAGCAGCGGGCCTGCTACCTGAGGAGGATGGACCCCTGGGACCTGCAGACCCTGCAGATGGCTCTCAACACCTCTGAGCACAGc gctgagcagctgctACACCCCAACAACCAGACCAAGTTCTACCAGGAGTTCCTGGGCATTGtggcaggggagcagctggagcccaggggCCTGGGGGAGGCTGTGCAGGCCCTGTGTGAGCACAGCTCCGTCTTCTGGGTGCGCCGAGGGCACG GGCCGGGGAGGCAGCGCCTCATCTACCTGTGCATTGACATCTGCTTCCCCAGCAACATCTGTGTCTCCATCTGCTTCTATTACCTGCCCGAGTAA